GGAACATAGATTCAACTGCTGCTTGAGTATAAGCAGGACCTATAGCTACTCCAGGCATATTTTCTACAATATATCCACCAGCAGGATTTTCAACGTTATACGTACCTGTGATTAGGATCATAAATGCAGTTGCAGAACATACGAATAATGTATCAATATATACAGAGAATGCTTGAACTAAACCTTGCTTAGCAGGGTGAGAAACTTCTGCAGCAGCCGCCGCTTGTGGTCCAGTACCTTGACCAGCTTCGTTTGAGTAAATACCACGCTTTACACCCCAAGTAATTGCCATACCTATGATACCACCAAATGCAGCGTCAGCAGCAAAGGCACTTCTTACGATTAACATGAAAACTCTTGGTAATTCGCTTATGTTCATAAAAACAATTATAAGTGCAACTAAAATATAAGCTACAGCCATAAATGGCACAACGATTTCAGCAACTTTACCTATACGCTTAACTCCACCAAATACGATTATAGCTAAAACAACTACTAATCCACCACCAGTTATTGCAGGACTAACACCAAATGCATTATCTAAACCAGCAGCTATAGAGTTAGATTGAACGCCTGGTAATAATAGCATTGCTATTATTGTTGCAATGGCGAAAGTAATTCCATACCATTTCATTCCTAAACCTCTTTCGAAGTAATAAGCAGGACCTCCACGGTATTCTCCATCTTGCTCTATCTTGTAAATTTGTGCTAATGCAGATTCAACGTAAGCTGAACCAGCACCTAGGAAAGCGATTGCCCACATCCAAAATACTGCACCAGGCCCACCAAGTGCGATTGCAGTAGCAACCCCAGCGATGTTACCTGTACCAACACGTCCGGAAACAGAAACTGCTAATGCTTGGAATGAAGATATACCCTTTTCAGAATCTCCACCATCCATTAAAAGTTTAACCATTTCTTTAATGTGTCGCACTTGTAAAAAGCGCATTGCAAAAGAAAAATATAGACCAACGCCTAAACATAAATAAATTAGTGCTTTACTCCAAACGAGACCATTCAGAGCATCTACTATTTGAGCCATATTATGTCTCCCCCTTTAATAAAATTTATTAAACAGTAATATAAGATTACTGAATAAAACGTGGTTGACTTTCTTTTAGTATTGCCGTTCTTTTGCTAATTCATCCTAAAAAAAATAATTAAAAAATAAAAGGTATTTCGAAATGTGTTTTTGTAAGAGTGTTTCTTAGATATGGTGTTTCTTATTTGGAATAGATAAAAAATATATTTGTCAGTGACTTTATTGTACCATCAAATGTGAATAATTTCTAGGTATTAAATAAAGAATTTTGAAAAAATTCTAAATGTACTACAATAGGACAAATGATATAAATTCTAAAAAATCAAGTGAAAATCAGGGTTTGAGCTGTGGAAAAATTAAAAATAAAAAATTTAAAATAATGAATTTTTTATTTCTGAATTTTGTATTTTTAATCATTTTAAGGGAAAAAATGTATTCTTCATGGAATTTGGTCCATAAAAAATCATTAATTTTAATATTAATTAGATGAATATTAAAAGATGCGATAAAATATATAGGGAAGGATATATTCATATGATATTTTAGAACTTTATTTAATAGTTATAAATAAGGAGATGAGAAGAGTGGTTATGTGGACAAAAGATCAGCAAGAGGCCATAGACGCAAGAAAAAGTAATTTACTAATATCAGCAGCTGCTGGTTCTGGAAAGACTGCTGTGTTAGTGGAGCGAATAATAAAATTAATAACTAAGGATAAAATAGATATAAATAAATTGTTAATAGTTACTTTTACTAATGCAGCAGCAGGGGAAATGCGTGAAAGGATAGGTAATGCCATAAGTAAAGAACTAGAAAAGTCAGATTCTAATGATAAACATTTGAGAAGACAAATAACATTACTTAATAAGGCTTCCATAAGTACTATACACTCCTTTTGTATAGAAGTAGTAAGGAAGTATTTTCATTTAATTAATATAGACCCTAATTTTAGAATAGGAGATATTACAGAAACCAATATTATGAAAATGGAGGCCCTAGAAGAAGTATTCGAGGAAGAATACAAAAAGGAGAATAATGAATTTGTAGGCCTAGTAGAGCGTTTTGGAGGAAACAGGGAGGATGTACCACTACAAGAAATAGTACTTACTTTATATGAATTTATTCAAAGTCAACCTTATCCAGAAGAGTGGTTAAGGAATAAGGTTTCAGAATTTGATTTAGACATGGAAAATATATATGAAAATAGTTGGTATAAAGAAATTATAAACCAGATAAATATTGGTTTATCTGGAGCACGTGAAATGTTTTTAGAGGCAAAGGACATATGCAATAAACCATTTGGTCCCATTGCATATGAAGAGGCTGCAAATAGTGATATAAGACTAGTGGATGAACTCATAGAAGCTTCTAAGATAGATCTAGATTACTTTTATAAAATACTAAGTAGTGTATCCTATAAGAGGTTGGGACGAGTGAGTAAAGATGTGGATGATAATTTAAAGGAAGAGTTTAAGGATATTAGACAACAGGGGAAAGATATAATAGATGACATAAGAAAGAATATTTTAAATAAAAGTCCAAAGGAATTTGTACAAAACCTAAAGGAACTACATCCATACATGACATATTTATGTGATATTGTATGTGATTTTGAGAAACTATATAAAGAAAAGAAGAATGAAAAGGGTATTGTAGATTTTAACGATTTAGAACATTATGCCCTTGAAATTTTATCTAACAGGGAAGTGGCTAAAGAATATGAGAAAAGGTTTGAATATATATTTGTAGACGAATATCAAGATAGTAATATAGTTCAAGAAACTCTCATTAATTTCATAAAGCGAGAGGACAATATGTTCATGGTAGGAGATGTAAAGCAAAGTATATATAGATTCAGATTGGCAGATCCATCTTTGTTCATAAGTAAATATGAGAGTTTTAATAGGGAACAGGATAGTTTAAATAGGAGAATAGATTTAAGTAAAAATTTTAGAAGTAGAAAAGAAGTAATAGACGGAATAAATTACATATTTAAAAACATAATGAGCAAAGTATTAGGAGAAATAGATTATGATGAAGGAGCCTACCTTTATGAAGGGTTTGAAAAGAAACCTATAGATGAGGCTGAAATAGAAGTAAATTTAATAGATAAAAAATCTAGTGAAGAAATAATAGATGAAGTGGAAGAATTAGAATATACACAAATTGAAGCTAAGATTGTAGCAAAAAGAATAAAGGAATTACTAAACAAAGAAATATATGATTATAAGAGAGAAGAATATAGAAAAGTTCAATATAATGATATGGTTATACTACTTAGGACTACAAGGAATTGGGCAACTTCCTATATGGAAGTTTTAATGGAAGAGGGTATACCTGTTTATGCAGATACTAACAGTGGTTATTTCGAGACTCTAGAGATAGATTTGTTTATGAATTTCTTAAAAGTAATAGATAATAAAAGGCAGGACATTCCACTTATTAGTGTTATGAAATCACCGATTGGAAAATTTAGTATAGAAGAACTTATAAAAATAAGGATAGAAAATAAAAGTGGAACTTTTTTTCATGCAGTGAATTCTTATGTACAGAATAATAAAGATGATTTAAGTGAAAAGTCTAGAGAATTTATGAGTAAATTAAACAATTGGAAGAAGGAAGCCGTGTATATTCCCATAGATAAATTTATAGATAAACTATACATAAATACTAATTATTATAATTATATAGGTTCCATGCCTAGGGGAATTCAAAGGCAAGCTAATTTAAGATTACTAATAGACAAGGCAAAACAATTTGAGCATACAGCAATTAAGGGTTTGTTTAATTTCATTAAGTATATAGATAAATTAAAAAATAGCAGTGGCGACTTAGGGGAGGCAAAATCATTAGGTGAAAATGATAATGTGGTTAGAATAATGAGTATACATAAAAGTAAAGGTCTTGAGTTTCCAGTAGTATTTGTGGGGGCCATGGGAAAGAGGTTTAATTTAAGAGATACTAATAATCCCTTATTACTTCATAAGGATTTAGGCTTAGGACCTAAATATGTGGAACCTAAAATGAGAATTGAAATGGATACTATTGCTAAAATAGCCATGAAAAACAGAATTAAAAGGGAAAGTTTATCAGAAGAGATGAGAGTCTTATATGTTGCTTTAACTAGGGCTAAAGATAAATTAATTCTAGTTGGAGGCATAAACGATTTGGAAAGAACCCTCAAGAAATGGAAAAAATCTCAAAATGTATCTAATTTGTTAAGGTCCCATACTTATATGGATTGGATAGGTCCACTTCTTCTTCGCCATAGGGAACTAGAAAATTTAAGAGAAAATATGGAAGTAAATATAATAGATGATGAATCTAAATGGAAAGTTAATTTACTTAGCAAGAAGCATGTGGAAATAGAAGAAAAGAATAAGGAAGAGCAAAAAAAGGTACTATTAGAAAAAATCAGAGAATACGAGAAGAAGGAAGCTGCCATGAAGGCTGTCATAGATCATAAATTAGACTGGGTATATCAATATAAAAGTGAGAGTAAGATACCATCCAAGCTATCGGTAAGTGAAATAAAGAGGGTGGCAATGAAGGGGATAGAGCACATACATATACCCACATTAGTTAAAAAACCTAAAT
The sequence above is a segment of the Anaeromicrobium sediminis genome. Coding sequences within it:
- a CDS encoding alanine/glycine:cation symporter family protein, whose translation is MAQIVDALNGLVWSKALIYLCLGVGLYFSFAMRFLQVRHIKEMVKLLMDGGDSEKGISSFQALAVSVSGRVGTGNIAGVATAIALGGPGAVFWMWAIAFLGAGSAYVESALAQIYKIEQDGEYRGGPAYYFERGLGMKWYGITFAIATIIAMLLLPGVQSNSIAAGLDNAFGVSPAITGGGLVVVLAIIVFGGVKRIGKVAEIVVPFMAVAYILVALIIVFMNISELPRVFMLIVRSAFAADAAFGGIIGMAITWGVKRGIYSNEAGQGTGPQAAAAAEVSHPAKQGLVQAFSVYIDTLFVCSATAFMILITGTYNVENPAGGYIVENMPGVAIGPAYTQAAVESMFPGFGSAFVAISLLFFAFTTLMAYYYIGETNAAYLNVKGDKPWLLTGFRVLLLGATFYGAVKTAGLAWGLGDLGVGIMAWLNIVGIIMLRKPAFASLKDYEEQKAAGKDPVFDPKKLGIENATFWEKRVAKAKKLDK
- the addA gene encoding helicase-exonuclease AddAB subunit AddA gives rise to the protein MWTKDQQEAIDARKSNLLISAAAGSGKTAVLVERIIKLITKDKIDINKLLIVTFTNAAAGEMRERIGNAISKELEKSDSNDKHLRRQITLLNKASISTIHSFCIEVVRKYFHLINIDPNFRIGDITETNIMKMEALEEVFEEEYKKENNEFVGLVERFGGNREDVPLQEIVLTLYEFIQSQPYPEEWLRNKVSEFDLDMENIYENSWYKEIINQINIGLSGAREMFLEAKDICNKPFGPIAYEEAANSDIRLVDELIEASKIDLDYFYKILSSVSYKRLGRVSKDVDDNLKEEFKDIRQQGKDIIDDIRKNILNKSPKEFVQNLKELHPYMTYLCDIVCDFEKLYKEKKNEKGIVDFNDLEHYALEILSNREVAKEYEKRFEYIFVDEYQDSNIVQETLINFIKREDNMFMVGDVKQSIYRFRLADPSLFISKYESFNREQDSLNRRIDLSKNFRSRKEVIDGINYIFKNIMSKVLGEIDYDEGAYLYEGFEKKPIDEAEIEVNLIDKKSSEEIIDEVEELEYTQIEAKIVAKRIKELLNKEIYDYKREEYRKVQYNDMVILLRTTRNWATSYMEVLMEEGIPVYADTNSGYFETLEIDLFMNFLKVIDNKRQDIPLISVMKSPIGKFSIEELIKIRIENKSGTFFHAVNSYVQNNKDDLSEKSREFMSKLNNWKKEAVYIPIDKFIDKLYINTNYYNYIGSMPRGIQRQANLRLLIDKAKQFEHTAIKGLFNFIKYIDKLKNSSGDLGEAKSLGENDNVVRIMSIHKSKGLEFPVVFVGAMGKRFNLRDTNNPLLLHKDLGLGPKYVEPKMRIEMDTIAKIAMKNRIKRESLSEEMRVLYVALTRAKDKLILVGGINDLERTLKKWKKSQNVSNLLRSHTYMDWIGPLLLRHRELENLRENMEVNIIDDESKWKVNLLSKKHVEIEEKNKEEQKKVLLEKIREYEKKEAAMKAVIDHKLDWVYQYKSESKIPSKLSVSEIKRVAMKGIEHIHIPTLVKKPKFMESKSAFSGAQKGVIIHSLMEYLDFKRVDSIEYINNAIEEMANKELLTKEEASILDSNKIWNFFKSNIGKRARDANVIYKEVPFNLVMKAKDIIPNSTSEEDMLIQGIVDCYFEEDDGLVLLDYKSDYVKESNKEIIMKYKPQLDLYEKALEGILNKRVKEKIIYSFYLDEEIRIG